From a region of the Drosophila gunungcola strain Sukarami chromosome 2R unlocalized genomic scaffold, Dgunungcola_SK_2 000030F, whole genome shotgun sequence genome:
- the LOC128256885 gene encoding maltase A3, producing MFKLLVLSCLLALALPSLAEVGWWKTGQFYQIYPRSFKDSDGDGVGDLIGITQQLGYLKEIGITATWLSPIFTSPMADFGYDVADLKNIDPIFGTMADFEALVARAKELDIKIILDFVPNHTSDECDWFIRSAAGEAEYKDFYVWHTGKVVNGIRQPPTNWIGVFRGSMWTWHEGRQAYYLHQFHAKQPDLNYRNPKVVEAMKDVLRFWLRKGAYGFRIDAVPHVYEVPADADGNWPDEPRNEAVSDPEDYSYLQHIYTTNQPETLELVYAFRDVIEEIDAELGGDDRVLLTEAYSPLEILMQYYGNSTHRGSQIPFNFELLTKISYSSDAYHYSELIHNWLDNMPAGQVANWVFGNHDQSRIGSRLGADRIDAANMIVMGLPGVSVTYQGEEMGMTDVWISWEDTVDPQACQSNEQEFERLTRDPVRTPFQWSDEQNAGFSNASVTWLPVASNYKLVNVKKERGVALSHLNVYKQLRALRDEPTLKQGDVSVVAIGPNVLAFKRSLAGQKSYITVVNINDDVESINLDSVFTSISTQLQYVVVNDKSARRKNDLTFANSVLLMPKEAVVLSTV from the exons ATGTTCAAGTTGCTGGTGCTCTCGTGCCTTTTGGCTTTGGCGCTGCCCTCGCTGGCGGAGGTTGGCTGGTGGAAGACGGGCCAGTTCTACCAGATCTACCCAAGATCTTTCAAGGATAGCGATGGCGATGGTGTGGGCGATCTCATTG GAATTACGCAACAACTCGGCTACCTAAAGGAAATCGGCATCACCGCCACCTGGCTGTCCCCGATCTTCACCTCGCCCATGGCCGACTTCGGCTACGATGTGGCCGATCTGAAGAACATCGACCCCATCTTCGGCACCATGGCCGATTTCGAGGCACTGGTGGCCCGCGCCAAGGAGCTGGACATCAAGATCATCCTGGACTTCGTGCCCAATCACACGAGCGACGAGTGCGACTGGTTCATCCGGTCCGCGGCTGGCGAGGCGGAGTACAAGGATTTCTATGTGTGGCACACCGGCAAGGTGGTGAACGGCATCCGTCAGCCACCCACCAATTGGATCGGCGTGTTCCGTGGCTCCATGTGGACGTGGCACGAGGGTCGTCAGGCCTACTACCTGCATCAGTTCCACGCCAAGCAGCCCGACCTCAACTACCGCAACCCCAAGGTCGTCGAGGCCATGAAGGACGTGCTGCGCTTCTGGCTGCGCAAGGGAGCCTACGGCTTCCGCATCGATGCAGTGCCCCATGTCTACGAGGTGCCCGCCGACGCCGATGGCAACTGGCCGGATGAGCCCAGGAACGAGGCGGTGAGCGACCCCGAGGACTACAGCTACCTGCAGCACATCTACACCACCAACCAGCCGGAGACCCTGGAGCTGGTCTACGCCTTCCGCGACGTCATCGAGGAGATCGACGCCGAGCTGGGCGGCGACGACCGCGTCCTGCTCACCGAGGCCTACTCGCCCCTGGAGATCCTCATGCAGTACTACGGCAACAGCACCCACCGCGGCTCCCAGATCCCCTTCAATTTCGAGCTGCTGACCAAGATCAGCTACAGCTCCGACGCCTACCACTACTCGGAGCTGATCCACAACTGGCTGGACAACATGCCCGCCGGCCAGGTGGCCAACTGGGTGTTCGGCAACCACGACCAGAGTCGCATTGGCTCCCGCCTGGGCGCCGACCGCATCGATGCCGCCAACATGATCGTAATGGGCCTGCCCGGCGTGAGCGTGACCTATCAGGGCGAGGAGATGGGCATGACCGATGTGTGGATCAGCTGGGAGGACACCGTGGACCCGCAGGCCTGCCAGTCCAACGAGCAGGAGTTCGAGCGCCTCACCCGTGATCCCGTGCGCACGCCCTTCCAGTGGAGCGACGAGCAGAACGCCGGCTTCTCCAACGCCTCCGTCACCTGGCTGCCGGTGGCCAGTAACTACAAGCTGGTCAACGTGAAGAAGGAGCGGGGCGTCGCTCTCAGCCACCTGAATGTCTACAAGCAGCTGAGGGCTCTGCGGGACGAGCCCACTTTGAAGCAGGGCGATGTCTCTGTCGTGGCCATCGGTCCCAATGTGCTGGCCTTCAAGCG CTCCCTGGCTGGCCAGAAGTCCTACATCACCGTCGTCAACATCAACGATGATGTCGAGTCGATCAACTTGGACTCCGTCTTCACTTCCATCTCCACGCAACTGCAGTATGTGGTGGTGAACGACAAGAGTGCGCGTCGCAAGAA CGACCTTACCTTTGCCAACTCCGTGCTGCTGATGCCCAAGGAAGCCGTCGTGCTGAGCACAGTCTAG